From Salarias fasciatus chromosome 8, fSalaFa1.1, whole genome shotgun sequence:
CGCAGGAGGAAGAGATACGCTCTGTCAGGCCTTAAGTGGCACAAGACAGACCTCacgtggaggtgtgtgtgtccggtCACGTTATATTTCGGCTGCATGATTCAGCCTTTATATGAAACTTCTTTATCATCCTCGATTGCCTCAGCTTGGTACGGTTCGTTCTGTGGCACAACAGATATGTTGAAAGCAGAAGCTTTGTAAGTGGAAAAAACAGTGACTTTTAAGGAAGTGTCACGCAAGAGGTTTGGTGTTTGTGCCTTCAAGTCGCTACTTTGAGAAGTTAACAGGAAAATCTTCAATGTTCTGAAGCAACAAAACATCCAAGCTATGCAGCTGACAATAGAACTCTGATAGTGCATTTAAAATGAACATACGTATATCAGATAAACTCGGTTTTTGTTTGCAGCGTTCACAGCTACCCATCGCCGTCCATCTCGCCCCGCATGTCCGTCGGTTTGGTGGACAACCTCCTGACTCGCGCCTTCAAAGCCTGGAGTGACGTGGTCCCCTTGAATTTCCGACGGCTGCCGAGCGACGTAGCCGGCGGGGACATCAGGGTGTCTTTTGCCCGCCTGCTCCACGAGGACGGGTACCCGTTTGACGGACAGGGCGGCACCCTGGCCCACGCCTTCTTCCCCGGCAGGGACACCATGGCGGGCGACACACACTTTGATGATCATGAGATCTGGAGCTTTGGAGGTACTTATTGATTGATATCATGGCGGGAGGATCTGTTAACGCAGACGTGCTGAGCTCTCATCTTTCCTCAGGCGACAGCCGAACAACAGACCTGTTCACGGTCGCGGTGCACGAGTTCGGCCACTCGCTCGGACTTTCTCACTCCTCCACCGACCCGTCCATCATGAGGCCGTACTACCAGGGCGCTGTTGAAGACGTTTCTGGCTTTCAGCTGGCCCTGGATGACCGGCTGGCCATCCAGCAGCTCTATGGTGAATAACCGCTCTGAGCAGGCTTATAAATCAGCAAAAAGTCATTTATTACACCAAACGCACTGCAGGattgttttcctgctctcttCTGCTGCAGGGGTGAAAGGTGGCGGGCGTCCAGGCGGCGTCGACCCTGACCTTCCACGTCTGCCCAGTCCACCTCCACCAAGACCAACGCAGCGGTGAGttgaaacagagagaacaatgaAACTTTAAGCACCTCCATTCAGGATATGGCCACGTATTGAGTGCTTTCAGCCGCTGCCAAAGCTCGATCGATGCACTCAGTCTACACTCGGTACTTGCAGCCTCATTGGGACAGTCCCATTGCGCCCTCTGCTGACTTTTTCATTAAATACATCCAGTAACAGAAACTTTCTCCATCCCAGGTTTGATCCTTCATTCAAGGAGCGGTGTCAGGGGGGATTTGATGCAATAGCAAATATCAGAGgagaagttttcttttttaaaggtaAGAAAAGATATAATTGAAATAATTGCTACCGTTGATCATGTCAGATAAGCTTTAAGATATATTCTATGTGGTCAGTTTTATTAATGTGTGGCTTCGCCAGTGActcattgtctgtttttttttttttttttttttttttctgtaaaaaggCTCACAGTTCTGGAGGACTCAGCAGGATGGGTCCTTAGTGTCCTCAAGTCCAGCTCTGATCAAAAACTTCTGGCTCGGCCTTCCACCCCGGATGGACAAGATCGATGCAGTTTATGAGAGGAAGAGTGACAGCCGGATCATCTTTTTTATCAGTAAGACACACTTTTTCCGTGTTGTGTAACTCTGCCGACAGTGAATGAGACGCATTTAGTGCTATAATTACGAGTAAATGATATTGTGGGAAAAGTTTTTTAAACACACTGATGTATGGGAATGTATCATTTTAACCAGACATATATAATTTATTCAGGGTATAGATTGTAAAGATGTtatatttttctgtcattttgacaATGGAGCAGAGAAAAATAGTTGACACTAAGCTGAAGTCAAACTGAAACATTAACATTTTCTACAATAAATAGAAATCCATTTGAAAGTAGAACAGCTCAGACGTGTGTTCTGATGACTGTCTGACAAGTAAGTCGGCATTCACTGAAAGAAATATGACCCTCTTCAAACTACGTATGTTTATATTCATGTGAGGTTGATGAGTGACTGTTAAAAATGCACGCAGgtgttactctgtgtgtgtgagacagtcaGTCATGTTGACACAGTAAATCACCAGCTTTTCCCTTGACAGGCGTACGTGTGGATTGCAAATGGCTTTCATGGCTGATTtgacctgtttttctgtctaGACTCTCAGTACTGGGTCTTCAAGGACACCCGGGCCATGAGCGGCTACCCCCGTCCAATCTCCGAGTGGGGCATGAGGAGGAAAAACGGCGCCCCGGTCGACAAGGTGGACGCCGCCTTCGTCTGGGCCCACAACGGCATGACCTACGTGTTCAGCGGCGGGGAGTTTTGGAGGTTCGACGAGAGCCGGAGGGGCgagcaggtgaccaggcagccCGAGCCGGGCTACCCGAAGAACAACAGCCTCTGGGGCGGAATGCCCTCCGACATGGACGACATCATTACCTGGGGAGACGGTAACCTCGCCAACGCATGCCTCAGACGAACCAACAAAGc
This genomic window contains:
- the mmp25b gene encoding matrix metalloproteinase-25, with the protein product MELALLLLVVLSLISGASAVQDQYSRAVDWLSRYGYLPPPDPRTSKLQSKDGIEKAIRVMQRFGGVTETGVLDSDTLKLMSTPRCSLPDIVGSDDMLRKRRRRKRYALSGLKWHKTDLTWSVHSYPSPSISPRMSVGLVDNLLTRAFKAWSDVVPLNFRRLPSDVAGGDIRVSFARLLHEDGYPFDGQGGTLAHAFFPGRDTMAGDTHFDDHEIWSFGGDSRTTDLFTVAVHEFGHSLGLSHSSTDPSIMRPYYQGAVEDVSGFQLALDDRLAIQQLYGVKGGGRPGGVDPDLPRLPSPPPPRPTQRFDPSFKERCQGGFDAIANIRGEVFFFKGSQFWRTQQDGSLVSSSPALIKNFWLGLPPRMDKIDAVYERKSDSRIIFFINSQYWVFKDTRAMSGYPRPISEWGMRRKNGAPVDKVDAAFVWAHNGMTYVFSGGEFWRFDESRRGEQVTRQPEPGYPKNNSLWGGMPSDMDDIITWGDGNAYFFKDNLYWVLDKGGMNQDVVPKSIGENWLRCPAPRPTAAPENPGSTGKCHCDLKASSSPLRSSWLLLSSVMLVNEFFRNLNFSG